From Coccinella septempunctata chromosome 4, icCocSept1.1, whole genome shotgun sequence, a single genomic window includes:
- the LOC123312545 gene encoding thiamine transporter 2-like has translation MEKWLKISLILSLFGFFKEIRPSEPYVYEYLSGNWTDMSGTEVSEDVFTVGTYINTPLVIVAFLITDLLRYKPLIVLCGVFGIIVWSMLIWTPTLFMMQLMEIFYAGFASCDIAYFTYMYAKVDKEHYPKVTSNTRMAYLLGRSLSGILGQVLSTSNIMDYKQLNFITLGAMVLATTTALFLPSVKNTIYFHQGNAHAEKSSPCEKSKEAFKLMGSFFQDSFSKGLVIKWSIVNAVSACGFGLVEVYSQTLWSEINKRDRVTLGNGIVISIYTMIGVIGSFFAGYFKIDWSKRSLLLFASYFSIAAGFVILMSQAEHVYLSYALYSAFGGLYQFLTTVAYSEICQRIPPDSYGLILGINTFVGLVLQSLIVSIVIKIFHAPVRLQYLIFGCWHVFIVAMFIIHEIFSRIVRKRAERKGQS, from the exons ATGGAAAAGTGGTTGAAAATCAGCTTGATATTGAGTTTGTTCGGTTTCTTCAAAGAAATTCGCCCGTCTGAGCCCTATGTCTATGAATATCTCTCGGGAAATTGGACGGACATGTCGGGAACAGAAGTCAGCGAAGATGTATTCACCGTTGGTACATACATAAATACGCCTCTGGTGATTGTTGCATTCTTGATCACAGACCTGCTGCGCTACAAGCCACTCATTGTTTTATGTGGAGTGTTTGGTATAATAGTATGGAGTATGTTGATTTGGACACCTACCCTCTTCATGATGCAACTAATGGAA atTTTCTATGCAGGTTTCGCTTCCTGTGACATAGCATACTTTACGTACATGTACGCCAAAGTAGATAAAGAACACTACCCTAAGGTGACATCCAATACTCGAATGGCTTATCTTCTTGGAAGATCGCTCTCGGGGATTTTAGGACAGGTTCTATCAACATCAAACATCATGGATTACAAACAACTCAATTTTATAACACTGGGAG ctATGGTTCTAGCTACAACTACTGCGCTATTCCTGCCATCGGTGAAGAACACTATATATTTCCACCAAGGGAATGCACATGCTGAGAAAAGCTCTCCATGCGAGAAGAGCAAAGAAGCTTTCAAGCTTATGGGCTCTTTCTTCCAGGACTCATTTTCGAAGGGTTTGGTCATCAAGTGGTCCATAGTAAACGCAGTTTCTGCATGCGGATTCGGTTTGGTAGAAGTGTACAGCCAGACACTATGGAGTGAGATTAACAAAAGAGATCGTGTCACTCTTGGAAATGGAATAGTCATTTCCATTTATACAATGATCGGTGTTATCGGTTCTTTTTTCGCAGGATACTTCAAAATTGATTGGTCTAAAAGGAGTTTGCTCCTTTTTGCTTCATATTTTTCGATTGCAGCTGGATTCGTTATTTTGATGTCACAAGCAGAGCACGTGTACCTTAGTTATGCCTTATATTCCGCGTTTGGGGGCCTGTATCAGTTCTTGACCACAGTTGCGTATTCGGAAATTTGCCAGCGAATACCTCCAGACAGTTATGGCCTTATTTTGGGCATCAACACTTTTGTAGGTTTGGTATTGCAGTCGTTGATCGTTTCAATTGTGATAAAAATATTCCACGCACCAGTTCGTCTGCAATATCTTATATTCGGTTGTTGGCACGTTTTCATTGTAGCAATGTTTATAATTCACGAAATTTTCTCTAGGATTGTAAGGAAAAGAGCCGAACGAAAAGGACAGTCATAG
- the LOC123312544 gene encoding serine/threonine-protein kinase RIO1: MSNRNLPSAKISPEEDFYDDDIEDYRDVGDDYDEDVTSQSNVKSYQPRDNILSKYSNKMNFDLLTYDQQGASRNILKEQDKKENDERFRLKDKKDRATREQVLDSNTDAIIRSLLRKNTISSIDGCISTGKEANVYYASKDTKEYAVKIYKTSILTFKDRDKYVSGEFRFRNGYAKSNPRKMVRLWAEKEMRNLKRLYDNGLNAPEPIELKLHVLVMDFIGEREKPAPKLKDVELNQSKARQLYRDIVIMMWKMYNKCKLVHGDLSEFNILYFKGEAYIIDVSQSVEHDNGMALQFLRQDCANVSKFFKKNGVATMSLKDMFNFITDANITEKNLEECLDALSEKAANTELTVEEQIEEEAFKEQYIPKRLNEVKNYERDINNIKSGEVDQLIYQQIVGLKSDLSGVASKPEILKKEITDGESDSCSDEDEESEQKKSLFKDSSRPKDETSEEKKARKKAVKEAQADKRKSKIKKHIKKRLVKGNNK; this comes from the exons ATGTCTAACAGAAATTTACCATCGGCAAAAATCTCACCAGAAGAAGACTTTTATGACGATGATATTGAAGATTACCGTGATGTGGGTGATGACTATGACGAAGATGTGACATCTCAATCCAACGTAAAATCATATCAACCAAGAGATAATATACTCTCAAAATATtccaataaaatgaattttgatCTATTGACCTATGATCAACAAGGTGCTTCACGCAATATACTGAAAGAACAGGATAAAAAGGAAAATGATGAAAGATTCAGGTTGAAGGACAAAAAAGACAGAGCTACTAGGGAGCAAGTTTTGGATTCTAACACAGATGCTATTATTCGTTCACTTTTACGAAAAAATACCATAAGTAGTATTGACGGTTGCATTTCAACTGGGAAAGAAGCTAATGTCTACTATGCTTCTAAAGATACCAAAGAATATGCAGTAAAGATTTACAAAACATCCATTTTAACATTCAAAGACAGAGACAAGTATGTTTCTGGTGAATTCAGATTCAGAAATGGATATGCTAAAAGTAATCCAAGAAAAATGGTTAGACTTTGGGCAGAGAAAGAGATGAGAAATTTGAAAAGGCTTTATGACAATGGCTTGAATGCTCCTGAGCCAATTGAACTCAAGTTACATGTTCTTGTAATGGATTTCATTGGGGAGCGAGAGAAGCCTGCTCCGAAACTCAAAGATGTAGAACTCAACCAGTCAAAAGCTAGGCAATTATACAGAGATATTGTTATTATGATGTGGAAAATGTACAATAAGTGTAAATTGGTTCATGGAGATTTGTCAGAGTTTAACATATTATATTTCAAGGGAGAGGCATATATTATTGATGTTTCTCAAAGTGTAGAACATGATAATGGTATGGCACTTCAATTCCTAAGGCAGGATTGtgcaaatgtttcaaaatttttcaagaaaaatggtGTAGCCACAATGAGTTTGAAAGATATGTTCAATTTTATCACAGATGCTAatataactgaaaaaaatttagaagaatGTTTGGATGCACTGTCCGAAAAGGCAGCTAATACTGAACTTACAGTAGAAGAACAG ATTGAGGAAGAGGCATTCAAAGAACAGTATATTCCAAAACGACTGAACGAAGTTAAAAATTATGAGAGGGATATCAATAATATTAAATCTGGAGAAGTCGATCAATTGATATATCAACAAATTGTTGGGCTCAAATCAGATCTCAGTGGAGTAGCATCAAAACcagaaatattgaagaaagaAATAACAGATGGTGAAAGTGATTCATGTTCTGATGAAGACGAAGAATCTGAACAAAAGAAATCACTTTTTAAAGATAGTTCAAGACCGAAGGACGAAACGTCAGAAGAAAAGAAAGCAAGGAAAAAAGCAGTCAAGGAAGCACAAGCCGATAAACgcaaatccaaaataaagaaacaTATTAAGAAGAGACTTGTAAAAgggaataataaataa
- the LOC123312542 gene encoding uncharacterized protein LOC123312542 isoform X2: protein MSSNQLMIIDGQPTHQVIVNQQPVVYQKNPAAGIITIPQPQPQTFYYMDNTSSVPAELTQTESVEVQPIVLNHRLGSQISLVPRPAKSSMAAQQLNFLQQVQRQNCPTKIIRPPTSSIHHHLSHPVQRQEQQTQHFTTSSSQHKPQEHFVDQASVSLERPNSIYRQQMNQSSLKKVQSNPVLDITSKMNTMQNSKEADQQEVVTLRDGNVIGVTGYKELLLKQQQQRLNILPDHNPKKIRAPSLSRPRPKLTNPGSMMRNNSSKFSPKRENSTTETAEASRVNPQAISTPSYPENSTTRRAVPAQTENINSVRTIPGAQYAGNLNNQKQQQQQMVQNASSRPEPPPQQVPQQQQQRQNGHNYIIQPARVSANKSAQFSLPSCVPSSQLQKIIEKTPVSEDYPDSIRMLILLANGEQRLITFSLPNQACTIQEILEQVGVPLTPETPLEVSEANTNGINYVVTVGFRLSNSQGEDSNETSGNHQGVAESQTQPTQTPATEDQSPELTKEVEQPRYIEGKMAVCGYCGYLSDDFNKCMRCKTKLPENVKAITANSKKVENKQPLVKKVDQMNSPNTNGTKELTQSKKKPSARSKNNENETVILTLSSDDEDDTEKSSGPINENILQKLGASVTLSPVIKKEPSMNDIQKSTLNVDNDKDNASVENSKSVLLQCRTVRIGSYRTFAKDSVVIDRSSMTLKVLHLTTKNIVTLTIERTDIVKVLICFQKQLPLLFYYLKPYMGSTIRDLLGMKENDVNYYDPLSDTESHRRLTILPENIPDEVRMALIEIYRPSMNGNNILEELTLKEANDILIKTCPKELTLAHVQPTAGSLFEVKHLFTYPPEGRGRISINTEDYMCLASDQFLNDVIIDFYLKYLVNALVPEEQEKIHVFSTFFYKRLTTKPVKASRKSQPAELDPLLSPAEKRHARVKTWTKNIDLFEKDFVVVPINENCHWFLAIICYPGLDGCQTFDGNPIKIEIAPKKKSRTKTTIGSVTITPMKKEEPPCEDLESDKDEAEGDESELESDDSTDDTQKVTSHANRPPIKQPCILIFDSLAGTGRSRVVATLRDYLTCEYKAKYNKEKIFTKDVIKGACPKVPQQTNFTDCGLYLLQYVEHFLMEPIKDYYIPINSLKNWFDELTVTRKREDISILIKKLMMDYNKDTALLPDILFPTKNGTVVDQFAEDEEAEEEVFDHEEFESPPVGSETEIDTSMSVQEEEMTKSESASIQASSESASEDKLDEAVSNTELFKSDLSELTLQKPQSSRDALSYLKAKRIIRNKNFEGPSCKKTKFSE from the exons ATGTCTTCGAATCAGCTGATGATAATAGATGGTCAACCCACTCATCAAGTTATAGTTAACCAGCAGCCAGTAGTATATCAGAAAAATCCAGCTGCTGGAATTATAACAATTCCTCAACCTCAACCCCAAACATTCTACTACATGGATAATACCAGTAGTGTTCCTGCAGAACTGACACAGACAGAATCTGTGGAAGTTCAGCCGATTGTGCTCAATCACAGGCTAGGTAGTCAGATTTCCCTGGTTCCCAGACCAGCGAAATCATCTATggcagctcaacaactaaattttCTGCAGCAAGTTCAG CGTCAAAATTGTCCAACCAAAATCATTAGACCTCCAACGAGTTCAATCCATCATCATTTGTCCCATCCTGTTCAACGTCAGGAGCAACAAACACAACACTTTACAACGTCTAGTTCACAGCATAAACCTCAGGAACACTTTGTTGATCAAGCTTCCGTTAGTTTAGAGAGACCAAATTCAATTTACAGACAACAAATGAATCAATCGAGCCTAAAG AAGGTACAATCTAATCCTGTTTTGGATATTACTTCAAAAATGAATACCATGCAGAATAGTAAAGAAGCAGATCAACAAGAAGTGGTTACCCTTCGTGATGGAAATGTCATTGGTGTTACAGGATATAAAGAACTTTTGTTGAAGCAACAACAACAAAG ATTAAACATTTTGCCAGACCACAACCCCAAAAAAATAAGAGCACCAAGCCTTAGTAGGCCTCGTCCGAAATTGACGAACCCAGGAAGCATGATGCGAAATAACAGTTCAAAGTTTAGTCcaaaaagagaaaattcaaCCACAGAGACAGCTGAAGCTTCTAGAGTCAATCCTCAGGCAATATCTACTCCCAGCTACCCAGAAAACTCAACAACCAGAAGAGCTGTACCAGCACAAACCGAAAACATTAACAG TGTCAGGACAATTCCAGGAGCACAATACGCGGGAAATTTAAACAATCAGAAGCAGCAACAGCAACAAATGGTGCAGAATGCTTCTTCACGCCCAGAGCCACCTCCACAGCAGGTTCCACAGCAACAGCAACAAAGACAAAATGGTCATAATTACATCATACAGCCGGCTAGAGTCAGTGCGAACAAATCTGCCCAGTTTTCACTGCCCAGTTGTGTACCTTCTAGTCAACTACAGAAAATAATTG aaaaaacaCCCGTTAGTGAGGACTACCCGGATTCAATAAGAATGCTCATCCTCCTTGCCAACGGAGAACAGAGGTTGATTACTTTTTCTCTTCCCAATCAAGCTTGTACGATACAGGAGATTTTGGAACAGGTGGGTGTCCCTTTGACACCCGAAACGCCTCTGGAGGTCTCCGAGGCCAATACGAACGGCATAAACTACGTTGTAACTGTTGGATTTCGACTGAGCAATTCTCAG GGCGAAGATTCGAACGAAACGTCCGGAAATCATCAGGGTGTCGCCGAATCGCAAACCCAACCCACCCAAACTCCTGCGACGGAGGATCAGTCGCCCGAGCTCACGAAGGAAGTTGAACAACCTAGGTACATTGAAGGAAAAATGGCCGTGTGCGGTTATTGTGGCTATTTATCCGACGATTTCAACAAGTGCATGAGGTGTAAAACCAAGCTCCCCGAAAATGTCAAAGCCATCACGGCGAATTCCAAGAAAGTCGAAAACAAGCAACCCCTCGTGAAAAAGGTAGATCAAATGAATTCTCCCAATACAAACG GAACCAAAGAGCTGACTCAGTCCAAAAAGAAGCCTTCCGCTAGGAGTAAAAACAACGAGAACGAAACAGTCATCCTCACCCTCAGTTCGGACGATGAGGACGATACGGAAAAGTCATCCGGTCCTATCAATGAGAATATCCTGCAGAAGCTGGGAGCGTCCGTGACACTAAGTCCCGTCATCAAGAAGGAACCTTCTATGAATGACATACAGAAGAGCACGTTGAACGTTGACA aTGATAAGGATAACGCTTCTGTGGAAAATTCAAAGAGTGTACTTCTTCAATGCAGAACTGTGCGCATTGGATCCTACAGGACTTTTGCCAAGGATAGT GTTGTCATTGATAGATCTTCTATGACTCTGAAAGTTCTCCATCTCACCACCAAAAACATAGTGACATTAACAATAGAGAGGACCGACATTGTCAAAGTGTTGATCTGTTTCCAAAAACAACTGCCCCTCCTTTTCTATTACTTGAAGCCGTATATGGGCAGTACCATAAGGGATTTGTTGGGAATGAAGGAGAATGACGTGAATTATTACGATCCATTGTCGGACACTGAATCGCATAGAAGACTAACTATACTCCCTGAAAACATACCGGACGAAGTGAGGATGGCGTTGATAGAGATTTATAGACCGTCTATGAATGGCAACAATATTTTAGAAGAATTGACCCTGAAAGAAGCCAATGACATTCTCATCAAGACCTGTCCGAAGGAACTAACTCTGGCTCATGTGCAACCCACTGCTGGATC attatttgaaGTCAAACATTTATTCACTTATCCACCAGAAGGAAGAGGAAGGATATCCATTAATACTGAAGATTATATGTGTTTAGCTTCTGACCAGTTTTTAAATGATGTTATCATCGACTTTTATCTTAAATATTTAGTGAATGCATTGGTTCCCGAAGAACAAGAGAAAATACATGTATTTTCAACGTTTTTCTACAAGAGGTTGACAACAAAACCAGTCAAGGCTTCTAG GAAAAGTCAGCCAGCAGAGCTGGATCCACTGTTGAGTCCAGCAGAAAAAAGGCACGCGAGGGTGAAAACGTGGACCAAGAACATCGATTTGTTTGAAAAGGATTTTGTGGTAGTCCCAATCAACGAAAATTGCCATTGGTTCTTGGCCATAATCTGTTACCCGGGTCTTGATGGTTGTCAGACGTTTGACGGAAATCCTATTAAAATCGAAATAGCTCCTAAGAAAAAAA gtcGAACGAAAACAACCATCGGCAGCGTGACCATAACTCCTATGAAAAAAGAGGAACCCCCTTGCGAAGATCTCGAAAGTGATAAAGATGAGGCGGAAGGGGATGAAAGTGAATTGGAAAGTGACGATTCAACGGATGATACGCAAAAGGTGACTTCCCACGCTAACAGACCTCCAATCAAGCA accctgtatattgataTTTGATTCGCTTGCTGGCACCGGAAGAAGCAGAGTTGTTGCTACCCTGAGAGACTACCTAACGTGCGAATATAAGGCAAAATATAACAAGGAGAAAATTTTCACAAAGGATGTAATTAAAGGGGCCTGTCCGAAGGTACCCCAACAAACTAATTTCACTGATTGCGGTCTGTATTTATTACAGTATGTGGAACATTTTTTGATG GAACCAATAAAGGATTATTACATTCCAATAAAtagtttgaaaaattggtttgaTGAGTTAACTGTTACAAGGAAAAGAGAGGATATCAGTATTCTGATCAAGAAGTTGATGATGGACTATAATAAGGATACTGCACTCTTACCAGATATATTATTCCCCACAAAAAATG GCACAGTTGTTGATCAGTTTGCGGAAGACGAAGAAGCAGAGGAGGAAGTGTTTGATCATGAAGAATTCGAGAGTCCACCAGTGGGAAGTGAAACAGAGATAGATACTTCAATGTCGGTACAAGAGGAGGAAATGACAAAATCTGAAAGTGCTTCGATTCAAGCTTCGAGTGAGAGTGCTAGTGAAGATAAACTAGATGAAGCCGTTAGTAATACAGAACTATTCAAGTCTGATTTAAGTGAATTGACATTACAGAAGCCTCAGAGTAGTAGGGACGCATTGTCTTATCTGAAAGCGAAACGTATTATTAGGAACAAAAATTTCGAAGGTCCTAGCTGTAAAAAGACAAAATTTTCGGAGTAG
- the LOC123312542 gene encoding uncharacterized protein LOC123312542 isoform X1 encodes MKYVVMSSNQLMIIDGQPTHQVIVNQQPVVYQKNPAAGIITIPQPQPQTFYYMDNTSSVPAELTQTESVEVQPIVLNHRLGSQISLVPRPAKSSMAAQQLNFLQQVQRQNCPTKIIRPPTSSIHHHLSHPVQRQEQQTQHFTTSSSQHKPQEHFVDQASVSLERPNSIYRQQMNQSSLKKVQSNPVLDITSKMNTMQNSKEADQQEVVTLRDGNVIGVTGYKELLLKQQQQRLNILPDHNPKKIRAPSLSRPRPKLTNPGSMMRNNSSKFSPKRENSTTETAEASRVNPQAISTPSYPENSTTRRAVPAQTENINSVRTIPGAQYAGNLNNQKQQQQQMVQNASSRPEPPPQQVPQQQQQRQNGHNYIIQPARVSANKSAQFSLPSCVPSSQLQKIIEKTPVSEDYPDSIRMLILLANGEQRLITFSLPNQACTIQEILEQVGVPLTPETPLEVSEANTNGINYVVTVGFRLSNSQGEDSNETSGNHQGVAESQTQPTQTPATEDQSPELTKEVEQPRYIEGKMAVCGYCGYLSDDFNKCMRCKTKLPENVKAITANSKKVENKQPLVKKVDQMNSPNTNGTKELTQSKKKPSARSKNNENETVILTLSSDDEDDTEKSSGPINENILQKLGASVTLSPVIKKEPSMNDIQKSTLNVDNDKDNASVENSKSVLLQCRTVRIGSYRTFAKDSVVIDRSSMTLKVLHLTTKNIVTLTIERTDIVKVLICFQKQLPLLFYYLKPYMGSTIRDLLGMKENDVNYYDPLSDTESHRRLTILPENIPDEVRMALIEIYRPSMNGNNILEELTLKEANDILIKTCPKELTLAHVQPTAGSLFEVKHLFTYPPEGRGRISINTEDYMCLASDQFLNDVIIDFYLKYLVNALVPEEQEKIHVFSTFFYKRLTTKPVKASRKSQPAELDPLLSPAEKRHARVKTWTKNIDLFEKDFVVVPINENCHWFLAIICYPGLDGCQTFDGNPIKIEIAPKKKSRTKTTIGSVTITPMKKEEPPCEDLESDKDEAEGDESELESDDSTDDTQKVTSHANRPPIKQPCILIFDSLAGTGRSRVVATLRDYLTCEYKAKYNKEKIFTKDVIKGACPKVPQQTNFTDCGLYLLQYVEHFLMEPIKDYYIPINSLKNWFDELTVTRKREDISILIKKLMMDYNKDTALLPDILFPTKNGTVVDQFAEDEEAEEEVFDHEEFESPPVGSETEIDTSMSVQEEEMTKSESASIQASSESASEDKLDEAVSNTELFKSDLSELTLQKPQSSRDALSYLKAKRIIRNKNFEGPSCKKTKFSE; translated from the exons TACGTTGTTATGTCTTCGAATCAGCTGATGATAATAGATGGTCAACCCACTCATCAAGTTATAGTTAACCAGCAGCCAGTAGTATATCAGAAAAATCCAGCTGCTGGAATTATAACAATTCCTCAACCTCAACCCCAAACATTCTACTACATGGATAATACCAGTAGTGTTCCTGCAGAACTGACACAGACAGAATCTGTGGAAGTTCAGCCGATTGTGCTCAATCACAGGCTAGGTAGTCAGATTTCCCTGGTTCCCAGACCAGCGAAATCATCTATggcagctcaacaactaaattttCTGCAGCAAGTTCAG CGTCAAAATTGTCCAACCAAAATCATTAGACCTCCAACGAGTTCAATCCATCATCATTTGTCCCATCCTGTTCAACGTCAGGAGCAACAAACACAACACTTTACAACGTCTAGTTCACAGCATAAACCTCAGGAACACTTTGTTGATCAAGCTTCCGTTAGTTTAGAGAGACCAAATTCAATTTACAGACAACAAATGAATCAATCGAGCCTAAAG AAGGTACAATCTAATCCTGTTTTGGATATTACTTCAAAAATGAATACCATGCAGAATAGTAAAGAAGCAGATCAACAAGAAGTGGTTACCCTTCGTGATGGAAATGTCATTGGTGTTACAGGATATAAAGAACTTTTGTTGAAGCAACAACAACAAAG ATTAAACATTTTGCCAGACCACAACCCCAAAAAAATAAGAGCACCAAGCCTTAGTAGGCCTCGTCCGAAATTGACGAACCCAGGAAGCATGATGCGAAATAACAGTTCAAAGTTTAGTCcaaaaagagaaaattcaaCCACAGAGACAGCTGAAGCTTCTAGAGTCAATCCTCAGGCAATATCTACTCCCAGCTACCCAGAAAACTCAACAACCAGAAGAGCTGTACCAGCACAAACCGAAAACATTAACAG TGTCAGGACAATTCCAGGAGCACAATACGCGGGAAATTTAAACAATCAGAAGCAGCAACAGCAACAAATGGTGCAGAATGCTTCTTCACGCCCAGAGCCACCTCCACAGCAGGTTCCACAGCAACAGCAACAAAGACAAAATGGTCATAATTACATCATACAGCCGGCTAGAGTCAGTGCGAACAAATCTGCCCAGTTTTCACTGCCCAGTTGTGTACCTTCTAGTCAACTACAGAAAATAATTG aaaaaacaCCCGTTAGTGAGGACTACCCGGATTCAATAAGAATGCTCATCCTCCTTGCCAACGGAGAACAGAGGTTGATTACTTTTTCTCTTCCCAATCAAGCTTGTACGATACAGGAGATTTTGGAACAGGTGGGTGTCCCTTTGACACCCGAAACGCCTCTGGAGGTCTCCGAGGCCAATACGAACGGCATAAACTACGTTGTAACTGTTGGATTTCGACTGAGCAATTCTCAG GGCGAAGATTCGAACGAAACGTCCGGAAATCATCAGGGTGTCGCCGAATCGCAAACCCAACCCACCCAAACTCCTGCGACGGAGGATCAGTCGCCCGAGCTCACGAAGGAAGTTGAACAACCTAGGTACATTGAAGGAAAAATGGCCGTGTGCGGTTATTGTGGCTATTTATCCGACGATTTCAACAAGTGCATGAGGTGTAAAACCAAGCTCCCCGAAAATGTCAAAGCCATCACGGCGAATTCCAAGAAAGTCGAAAACAAGCAACCCCTCGTGAAAAAGGTAGATCAAATGAATTCTCCCAATACAAACG GAACCAAAGAGCTGACTCAGTCCAAAAAGAAGCCTTCCGCTAGGAGTAAAAACAACGAGAACGAAACAGTCATCCTCACCCTCAGTTCGGACGATGAGGACGATACGGAAAAGTCATCCGGTCCTATCAATGAGAATATCCTGCAGAAGCTGGGAGCGTCCGTGACACTAAGTCCCGTCATCAAGAAGGAACCTTCTATGAATGACATACAGAAGAGCACGTTGAACGTTGACA aTGATAAGGATAACGCTTCTGTGGAAAATTCAAAGAGTGTACTTCTTCAATGCAGAACTGTGCGCATTGGATCCTACAGGACTTTTGCCAAGGATAGT GTTGTCATTGATAGATCTTCTATGACTCTGAAAGTTCTCCATCTCACCACCAAAAACATAGTGACATTAACAATAGAGAGGACCGACATTGTCAAAGTGTTGATCTGTTTCCAAAAACAACTGCCCCTCCTTTTCTATTACTTGAAGCCGTATATGGGCAGTACCATAAGGGATTTGTTGGGAATGAAGGAGAATGACGTGAATTATTACGATCCATTGTCGGACACTGAATCGCATAGAAGACTAACTATACTCCCTGAAAACATACCGGACGAAGTGAGGATGGCGTTGATAGAGATTTATAGACCGTCTATGAATGGCAACAATATTTTAGAAGAATTGACCCTGAAAGAAGCCAATGACATTCTCATCAAGACCTGTCCGAAGGAACTAACTCTGGCTCATGTGCAACCCACTGCTGGATC attatttgaaGTCAAACATTTATTCACTTATCCACCAGAAGGAAGAGGAAGGATATCCATTAATACTGAAGATTATATGTGTTTAGCTTCTGACCAGTTTTTAAATGATGTTATCATCGACTTTTATCTTAAATATTTAGTGAATGCATTGGTTCCCGAAGAACAAGAGAAAATACATGTATTTTCAACGTTTTTCTACAAGAGGTTGACAACAAAACCAGTCAAGGCTTCTAG GAAAAGTCAGCCAGCAGAGCTGGATCCACTGTTGAGTCCAGCAGAAAAAAGGCACGCGAGGGTGAAAACGTGGACCAAGAACATCGATTTGTTTGAAAAGGATTTTGTGGTAGTCCCAATCAACGAAAATTGCCATTGGTTCTTGGCCATAATCTGTTACCCGGGTCTTGATGGTTGTCAGACGTTTGACGGAAATCCTATTAAAATCGAAATAGCTCCTAAGAAAAAAA gtcGAACGAAAACAACCATCGGCAGCGTGACCATAACTCCTATGAAAAAAGAGGAACCCCCTTGCGAAGATCTCGAAAGTGATAAAGATGAGGCGGAAGGGGATGAAAGTGAATTGGAAAGTGACGATTCAACGGATGATACGCAAAAGGTGACTTCCCACGCTAACAGACCTCCAATCAAGCA accctgtatattgataTTTGATTCGCTTGCTGGCACCGGAAGAAGCAGAGTTGTTGCTACCCTGAGAGACTACCTAACGTGCGAATATAAGGCAAAATATAACAAGGAGAAAATTTTCACAAAGGATGTAATTAAAGGGGCCTGTCCGAAGGTACCCCAACAAACTAATTTCACTGATTGCGGTCTGTATTTATTACAGTATGTGGAACATTTTTTGATG GAACCAATAAAGGATTATTACATTCCAATAAAtagtttgaaaaattggtttgaTGAGTTAACTGTTACAAGGAAAAGAGAGGATATCAGTATTCTGATCAAGAAGTTGATGATGGACTATAATAAGGATACTGCACTCTTACCAGATATATTATTCCCCACAAAAAATG GCACAGTTGTTGATCAGTTTGCGGAAGACGAAGAAGCAGAGGAGGAAGTGTTTGATCATGAAGAATTCGAGAGTCCACCAGTGGGAAGTGAAACAGAGATAGATACTTCAATGTCGGTACAAGAGGAGGAAATGACAAAATCTGAAAGTGCTTCGATTCAAGCTTCGAGTGAGAGTGCTAGTGAAGATAAACTAGATGAAGCCGTTAGTAATACAGAACTATTCAAGTCTGATTTAAGTGAATTGACATTACAGAAGCCTCAGAGTAGTAGGGACGCATTGTCTTATCTGAAAGCGAAACGTATTATTAGGAACAAAAATTTCGAAGGTCCTAGCTGTAAAAAGACAAAATTTTCGGAGTAG